DNA sequence from the Pomacea canaliculata isolate SZHN2017 linkage group LG7, ASM307304v1, whole genome shotgun sequence genome:
GATTTTGAGCTGTTGgttctaaataaatatttgtgctAAAGCTAGTAAGGGACAGAGTATAATCTGTTTCATTTGTCCCAATAATCTGTGCCATTATACACTTTTACTTACATGTACAAATGTagtgcttattttatttttttgtgtgtaccTCGGaaaattttttgtcatttttctttaaattgctTGTAGTAGTTGCTGATGGATTTAATGACCACTcatgaaaaatttaaatgtcatgctgagatattaaacaatatttctattttgaTACGCcttattaatttctttgcttctgATTCATAGCATTGtatttttaagtttactttATCTGCTACTAGGGGCTTGAAAAAAAGtatgctttttctttgttttcactgTCCTATTCCTTACACATTAGTCTGCGCAAAAAATGCTGGTGGGGGTGTAGGAGAGTGAGACAGCGGAGCTATGCATAGTTTAAAGCATCATGATGTCTTCACATCTTGAATCATGATGTAATGACAATTTATTAATCTTcagattattattaatgcttaGCAGCACAGTATGACATCTTGTACCACCTGTTAAAGTGAAATATAGAGTACAATGTGTTTACATAAATTGTTGGACATAACAGATTATTTCcccttttaatatttaaaacagtCCATGTTTTGCCTTCTGTCTCAATATGTTAATTACAGTATTCTTTTGTACAATCCAAATGGATTAATTCCATCTTCTGCAGAGGTTAAAATCACATGCTCTGTTTTCCAGTGATGGGCAAATATGgataaaacaatatcaaattTCTCACTTTTACATGGACATTATACAATGTAGAATAGAGATGGTAAAGTGACTtcaaagctttgttttaaaatataaatgcttcCATAAAAATACATGTCAGTTGCACTGTATATAGAAAATCTTAACTGGTTTTACAGCTTGGCCATCCTTTATCAGCAAATTCAGAAGAGCAAAATTCTTTACTTATATTTAGTTCACTTAATAAAGTCCTTGCTTGCATAATCTGGGCTGCTTTAAATCACCCTTCTGCtacgacaaaacaaaaactcttgtCATGACGTTTTGTGGTAGCATATGTTTACATCACCTTTAGCTCTTGAATGCAAGTACTTTTAGACTTGATAGCTTTACGTCAATGCTTATTGCTATATTTCTAACCCTTTAGTGAAATTTGAGGAGCTTAATTAAGAATATGCAGTCTGTTTTTTCCTGACCCTCGGATGGTGACCATTTCATATTCTTGGGTTGCAACATCTACCCTTTGGCTTGAAATTGCTCCTTtctactttaaaagaaaaggaggggGGATAAAAAGAACTTGCACAATCCAACTTTGGTTATGTTGCATCTTGCACTGACATTGCAGGGCAAtgaataaagggagataaacataTGGACTCCCATGAGGGCACAATGAACCTCAGTACAAAACCTTCTGCACCCATTTCATTTGAAAGAATATTCCGGAAAATATTTTGGAACCTGATGCCAAAATACCTATATGTATGACATGCATTAACAAAAAAGCTAAATCAATTTCATCGACTTGTgattccataaaaaaattagttcagtTTAAAGTTAGAATGAACTGTGTCAAATTTTGCTAAGTTCATATTGTTTGATGCTAGACTTTGCTTGTATGTCATGCGACATTTTGGTCAGAATTAAGCATGTGTCTAGTGTAATATTCTTTCAATCAAATGAGTGTGACAGGTACGGCTACATACATTTTTCTATAGGCTAACATTTCTTTTGGGGAGTTGGAGGCACTTTGTAAATTTTAAGGTGTTGGATAATATTTATATGTTCATGCACATGTGTCACAAGTTCCACACAAGCCTCACATGCAGTCATGTTTATGGGTCagtgaaaaaaatcttctacCAACTATTTCTGTACATCTTTTATTGCATGGAAGCATTCTTCAAAATCCATCAAAGTTCACAGTTTCAGGTTAGCTTTAACACTTTGAAATCTACACATATTTACTACCAACATTTCAACACACATCTGGGCATGACCTGCAAAATAGTCCATTCATGTTAACTTTCAGAGATCTAAACCACAGTCTTAGGCACCAGAGCTTGATCAATGCTCCATTCTTTtaacacaaagataaaattcGCTTCCTTCCAATCAAGACCCCACTTTAGTTTCTGGAGAAACTGCATTCATGTTTTGTAGTCCTTCACCTGGAAGTTCTGCATTTATAGGATCAACAGAACTGCCCATGGTGTTAGAATTGGATGTTGAAGATGGGTTGCCAGTTTCCTGAGTCTGGATTATCTGAGAATTACTGCTACTTCTTTGGCGGTTTTGGTTATATTCTTGACATGCTTCACGGAGgagaatatttgtcaacaatagTCTTTTATCACGTGGTTGGGGCAGCACAGGTGGCCAGGGATTACCTGCATAAATAAAGATGCAAGCTCAAGATAAGGACCACTTTCCCTTTTAATAAGTTCATACTTTGCAATTCCATCCCTCTggcatttttattcttattgaCTGTCCCAACTAACAAACACCCAAATGGGCTGAGTTAACAAGATATCTAATTGGAGTACTTGTAGTACTTTGGGATAAGAGGAATTGGGTTTTTTTATGCTGAGttagcaactaaggttatatcacagaAACCAGCCAGCCCAGTAAACAGATGTcgcatacagagaaagaacaacctGTTCAAGACAAAAATCTAACAGCCAGTCCTCAGTGTATTGGTGGCAGGAGCTAACCACTGTGCCATTGGACTACCCTTGTAGCTCAGTGGatgataatttttgtatttcaaacACCAATCAAGGGGCAGACAGAACTAAAGCCATACATGGCATTGTAATTCAATAAAGTTTAGCCTGATGTAGCCATCATGTACGCACCTTTGAGTTCCAGCACTCCTTGCATGCATTCACGTCTCTCTTTATTATCTGGTAAGCGGTAAAGATTAGTGGCTGCTACTGGAAGGTTCTGATATCGTGGTACCAATACTTTAAAGAGCTTGTGGATCAGCTCCTTTTCCTGTGATTTGGGTATAAAACGGGGTCAATTAATTGGTCTTaccaaaatgaatgaaaaaagtttttaatacaAGAAGCATTTGTAAAGTAAATTACATCTACTTTTATTAACGAATCTGGTTTGTAGTGCATGAATATATTGTCCCCCAACAGTGGAAAGATCTCTCTTATTAAAGTGAATGTATGAAACACCTAGCAAATAGAATGAGTCGTCACTCAGCAGTATACAGCTGCCCTTCTGAAACCCATAGATGATAAAATGCTGACCTATTCACACATTCTGAAGCattcaaataaaagatgaaattaTAGAACAGCAATATTCTTACCAAAAGCCAGTAGTCTGCCATCTCCATGGTTGGTTTATGCTGATCCCCA
Encoded proteins:
- the LOC112568018 gene encoding 39S ribosomal protein L17, mitochondrial-like, with the translated sequence MLRFRVRPRPRIMSGVWGLGGGQKGRLEHLRRLVTKLIKTERVEWSWHQLDEARGYAEKLIMMAIRNGDQHKPTMEMADYWLLEKELIHKLFKVLVPRYQNLPVAATNLYRLPDNKERRECMQGVLELKGNPWPPVLPQPRDKRLLLTNILLREACQEYNQNRQRSSSNSQIIQTQETGNPSSTSNSNTMGSSVDPINAELPGEGLQNMNAVSPETKVGS